The Hydra vulgaris chromosome 05, alternate assembly HydraT2T_AEP genome includes the window tcattctaacgtagtttgtaatttttaaacggtttttaacCAATCTTacaatattgttattgttgttgttattttatacaGTTTCTTCCAATACGACTAAATACGAGTTAAAAGTTAgatgtattttattttctttacaattaggaaaaaattttcTCGAAAGAGGTTTAACAAGCTTGagttggataattttttttgattttcaaagtttcaTAACTGAGGAaacagtaaaaatttaaataaaagttttatatgaaaaatataaacaaaaaaatattaaataagttcATGAAagtttgaatattatttaaactatataaaaaaatttgtcaaaaaaagttattaatatttaagttaGTGTTTAACGTTTCAGTTAATTACATAACTAAAAACATGACCGTTGAGGTCATGTTTTTAGTtaacatttttagttatttgtttaacattttcatGGTAACGTTTAAAGTCTTTACATTTCTTGGATCGATTATTTACCTATGATgaataaatacctttttaaaatatgtattgaAAGTTTATATTAATACATCATAAACCATTATTACATCACAAACCATCTAAAggtattttttgacaaaaagttACTAACATCTAACTCGTTCATTTATTATCCAAAGAAAATTCAACTTGATCAAAATGTGTTTAGTTTCGTGAGCAAATGAGTACGATGTACGTAACACAAAGATACCATAAATTATATCctagatttttatttagcatcattttattatttgcaggTTTCAGATCAGCAAAAGGTTTGTGAACTATTACTGTGTTGCCAAATGgtataagtttttaaagatctatgtatatgtttaaacaatttgttataaatacaaCTTAAGAATGCCACTTggcatcaataaatttaatatttataattgctTTTTCTGTTTAATCTTAAACAATAAGtaaatagaaaatagaaaaaaagtttttattttgttaaaaacatttttcattttatcattatattaaccttagtttaattcaaaaaatttttttcgataaaaatatgttggtttttttttctataaaaatatattgtcttttttcgataaaaatattttgcttttttttctataaaaatatgttactttttttttcaataaaataatgttgcttttttattcgataaaaatatgttgctttttttaaaaaaattacctttttttagtttcatatacaaatttaaagtcaatttaaaaaaaaaatgcattacttTAGACCTGTGTTGTAGTAGAGCGTTTGGTTCACACATGacaaaaataggttttaagTTTTAGGTCAGAGTTccccaaatatttttatggaaCTTTTATCAGTGACTCTTCAGGATACTGAATCTAGAAGCTTAAAAATCAAAAGGTAgccgtttttgaaaaaaacgatttcaaacttttgtatactattttataaaaggGGAGGGGGTGAGAGTTGTAAAGTTAAGGTTTTCCttataaaaagtcaatattaACACTTTCTAATGATGTTAAAGTTAATCCAGTATTGCAGGCAATTAAATTTTGATCATCttaagatgttaatttttagttatctGAAATTTATCTcgaagttagttatctcaaacatttaaaaagttgtattggTCTTGAAATggagtggaatttttttttgaagagaaaaaatgttaaattcttttaaaaagacaattCTTATTATCCATATTAACTCATATACCTGATTAACTATTCATGTTACAAAATgcaaatgttataaaaaactaagatttttttatactgttagttaacaattaaaaaaatatttgtacccaatgttttaaatttataaacatatatcaaaatatctgaattttttaatctataaattAGTACTGCTGAACGATTCACCAATTCTTCTGCTTCTAAGAGAGTGCTTTGAGCTTGTTTGTGAAACATTGAATCGTTCGATTATTGGCTTTATTTTTGAATGAGCCGATTCAGATGCCTGTTCATTGTATCGTCCAAGAGAATGACCAGTAAGTTCAATAAATTGTTGCAAGTGAGCTGAGATTATATGTATTTTCCAGATCACAGTAAGTTTCTTTCCtagaaactaataaaatattctataagatagataataataatagtatattaatACAAAGCCAATTTAAAGCAAGTTCATTATATTTAACTGTACCTCTGAACAGTACTCTTGTGTGGCTTTGTAGGAACAAACAAAGTCAGTAATTAGTTGAAGATAACAAGGGTTAAGATAACTTCCGAAGGTTCCTTGAACTAATTTCTCAAATTTTCTCATTGGACATAGAAGTGGTAAGAGTTCAATTGGTAGCCTTAGTGAAAACTGGTcacagtttttaattataaaattatataagttgATATATGATTTACAAATCCCATTAACATATGAAGCTCCGGCAAAGGAATTACTTCAAGAACTAGTTTTGACTTGTTTCTCTCCTTTATTAGGCATACATTCACCACATTCTaccaaagtttattaatttgattaccagttttgaaaaaaacatttttttatttaataaaaagatttttaaatttttaaattaaataataattaacatttaCACCTTATAATCTTTCATTTCAGAACTTCGATAACCAGCTTCCATGTACCTCTGATGCCATAGATCCAATGATAAAAATGTTCTTGTCAACCCACCAAAAAGTTCACATTCTCCTTCACACCAAGCACAAGCATACATACCGCCATGAGACTaaattttcttatgttttttgaaaaatcctaattaactaattaaaagttacataataaattaattttaaatcataacTTACTGAAATTCCAAGaagaatattaattattttcaaatcagcTGCAAGAACATATTTACAATCTTCTAGCTTTAGAAGATCTAATAAAATGGCTAAATTTTTGTGTATCTCCTGCAAGTTTTCACAATATGCAAGAACTATGGAATGGTTAATTCCAGAGTATGTTCCATGAGAACTTTGATCTTCGCATCGTTCTTTTTCTGGTTTTTACCTGAATCAATTCCAATTCGTATTAATGTTTGGAAAGGGTTTTGCTTTCTGGAAGTCATTACAAAGTTAAGCAGCTCGGTTAATTGTCAAACATAAACAAGGTCTCTTGACACATCGgttgacaacttttttttttttcttttgcaaaaaTTGTCTTTACATCATAAAATTTAGATAggagtttactttttttgttaagttttttttcaagattcGCCTCAAATTGAATTCCACTTTTCCTTAAGGATTTCAGAAGGATGCGTGATTTGAATTGACTAAGTCCAAGTcgaataatcatttttttagtttcttcaaATTTGACTTTCCTAATAACTAATTGAGGAACACCAATAGTTATAGGTAATGGCAACCtacctaaataataaaatactttagatGATTTAATCAATTCGAAAACactaataaatcttaaaaacaaattaccaGTATTTAGATGTGTCTGGATTCCATgcttaagtttctttttttttaataatcgaTCTTAAAACATTTGAAGTGACTTTTTTCTGAACTTTTTTTGGAGCATTAAATAACTTAGCAGAAAGATTTGTATACACGTTCATTTCATTACATTAATGTCGAATTCCTCTCTCAATCGCACATAAGCAAACGTTACACATCCTATTCGAACTTActaatttctttgtttattttatatgtggAAATCTGGATCTAGCTATTGAACAAACTGTGCATGTTTCACAATTTCTAGTGCTTACACATCTAGATAATTGGGAAGATTGCTATCGAGTTTTAACTGCATTTGGTATGTCTTTACTTTCTTTCAGTAAGTTTACATACTTTTTGCATGTTGGACAAATGCCTacataaagaaaattaatttttaaataatgattattttcagaaagtactttttaataacataattgCATTAGTTAATCATAATATGGAATATACCTGTTGGATAACTGTACACAGATATTGAATATTCAGGTTTTACATACATTCTTATGTAAGCCTCTAATAACTTCGTGACTGGAATACATTTTAAGCATTTCTTCAAACAACAGCAACAAATAATTTTCTGATTCAATAAACGGTCTCGTTTTTCTTTGCTGTTTACTGTTTTGATAGATAATATATTAGGCATTTttctaataaagtaatttatgtttaataataacaataacgaAACAATAACTAGGCTTTGAAACattctattattatattaaacaaataaattactatATAAAGTAAAGAATGCTTCCATCAACAATTCTATAAGAAAATTAACATCTTAAGATGATCAAAATTTAATTGCCTGCAATACTGGATTAACTTTAACATCATTAGAAAGTGTtaatattgactttttataaGGAAAACCTTAACTTTACAACCCTCACCCCCTCcccttttataaaataatatacaaaagtttgaaatcgtttttttacaaaaacggCTACCTTTTGATTTTTAAGCTTCTAGATTCAGTATCCTGAAGAGTCTCTGATAAAAGttccataaaaatatttggggAACTCTGACCTAAAActtaaaacctatttttgtCATGTGTGGGTTATGAGAAGTACCGACTACGATTCGTACCACGTACTTGGTAGTACCGATAGTATTACCAGGGATTTGGATAGGATTGTACTTGATACTTCACACAGTTTCTCAACTTTTGTGCGTAATTTTTAGAGAAACGACGATGGCAGTACCTTGTTGTATAACCAAACACGCACTGTAAACTTtacacattaaaattaaataaatggttTTGTGACGTACAAGATTTGTTACTAAATTTGGTAACAAGTCCTTCAATATTAGACCGTTTTTGATTTCTTCTACCTGCTTCATCCTCGTCATAACAAGCGATACTGCGAGAAGGGATCGAAGGGAGGGGGAGGAATACAAACGGTTTAATTTATGAACGACCTTAAGAAATTTGTATAACGTACAGTGGAGTATTTGATCAAAAAAGTCaatcaaaattatttcattacagcaacaacaaaagatacataaaaaataccgcaaaatatcttttttaataaagtgaaatatttcaaaattatatatttaaaaagagtattaataactattaaagatatatatatatatatatatatatatatatatatatatatatatatatatatatatatatatatatatatatatatatatatatatatatatatatataaatatatataaacaactttaaaatgtattctacaaaatagagtgctcaatgttcttaaaagaaccgagcaattataaattagtagaaaatcacttaacaaaaattttttttcatttaacactgtgtttcatcaataaagactcatacctactaaataaaatgttcatGCAACTCTATATACTTTGGTGaaaccaaaaagaaaattatatcaAGATGTATTGAGCAccacaaaaaaagtaaaaaaggaaAATGGGACAGTTCTGGTGCTACTGAGCATTTCAAATCATGCCAAGGTACGTTTGACTGGTTAAACCCGAAAACCATATCAGCAGCTCCAGAAAATCATATTCGGAAAACTCGAGAATCCCTGGAAATAAACAAAGCTAAAGTTCGACAAGCGTTAGGATGTGGTGAAAATGTTCTTAATAGGAATGATGGTGATAACGTCACAAAAGCTTTTGGgcctttttttattagatatctGACGTCAACATTTAATCCTACTTTGTGTTTTCTCGTGctctttttattgttatctttttaacggtttgtttttattatgacaatttTCTTTGTAACGATTTTAattatacctgatgacgctAATCACAATAGACCAGCGAAATTTCGAATAATATATAcggaaacaaaaacaaatttatattctttcaaaaaagtttaaacgcagccgtatttattgaattttaataacattgtatcgtataacaagaaaatgactttcaaaattatattttatatatatatatatatatatatatatatatatatatatatatatatatatatatatatatatatatatatatatatatatatatatatatatatatataggactCTTCCTGATGATCCAGCAATGGTGAAACTCCAAGTCGAAGATAAaagttagataagtgttttttactaattaattattgctctgttctttaagaacattgagcactctatttgtaaaatacactaacataatttacatatatatatatatatattagggttgaGCTTTTACcgaaaatttaccggtaaaccGGTAAAATTGTTTTACCGATTTACCGGCAAAATGATGTCGGTAAATTtcggcaaatattgtttttttaataacgttgAAGGATgcttgaaaatgttttagaatGCTTGAAATGGctcaacaaataaattaaaaatttaattaaaaatttaattttcattttcctGTCAACGAAGCTGTTGTTTGTTATGCTTGAAAAGTGATTTTGTTGGTTTAGTTTTGTCTAAACACTTTAAGAAAAACGTTTTTACTTTCTTGTGACTTATTTATCAATCGGCCAAAAAACAGCGACACAATTCAAACGACGAATTCAAGGCCATTTCAAGAGAAATGTTGGTCTATAAAGCGACCGGAAAGAGAACTGCAAAccttgaactttttttcaatgGACTAGAAACCATCCCACCAACAAGTGTCGAATCTGAGCTAGCCTTTTCTGCCGCTGGATTATTTGTGACAAAAATTCGATGCAGAATGAGTGACGACTTACTTGATACACTTTGTTTTCTCAAAGCtcattttttatccaaaaataaatctcaaaactaacattaatgttttttatttacttattactgCATTGTATGGTCTTCTGTTTatgcctttttattttttatcgattttaccggtaaattttgattttttttaccgttttaccggtaaatttaaaagttggtaAAAGCtcaaccctaatatatatatatatagataaatatatataaagatctatatatatagatataaatacatatatataaatatatatataaatatatataacccttCCCCCACTTTTCGATTTGTTACGCCtctgataatatttttataagcaatttgaaatttatataccttcattatttaaatatctatatctatTAACTGCGAAACAACTATATAGAAATATTTCGCAATTAAACGTCGTATAGAACTTGTTACAACGTGGTATTGAACTTGCTACAactaataaaaagttgttttgttcatGAAAggcgattttttttaaataaatttgcattttcctttttttatttagagttttaaGTTTcatgaatttaaatattattagataatatttattatctaataatTACAGTTTacaaattagatttaaataagtttttattaattacagtaacattaggggtcgtccataaagtacgtacgctcataGGGGGAGGGGGGGGTCTTCAAAAAGCGTACGAAAGCGTatgggaggggggggggggggagggttgAATTTAAAAGAACGTACTtcgattttctaatttatcacaattaaccAGCTAATCAATAGAAAAGTTACATTCTGACTAAAGATTCtagtttgccaacataaaaagatgtatGGTATATGAAGTAGAGGGTATAGTTTTCCTCTATGCACACACATGTATGGGCGCCCTcagaattttttgatgttccagataGGACACTTTCACACATCGTGCAAACTCATAACTTAAGTTtgtttatacctatgccaaatgaggagGCCTTGCAAAATATCGGGATGGCGGAGGCCTGTGAACAAAAAGCCTTAAAACGCTTACCCTCCCGACCCCCAAAATGAGAGGGGTGTAAATTTTGCATGGTTATAACTTttagatttggaaaaaaatttggatgGCCTCCGCCATCcaaattttttgcaaggccACCTCATTTGGCATATTAACAAACTTAAGTTTGCACGTTGTGTGAAAGTGTTCTATCATCAAAAAtcgaaacatcaaaaaatcctgagGGGGCCCATGCACACATGCCCGCCCTTATATACTGGCCCTGAGTAAGACCTGAGGGCCGTGGTTAATGGGACGGAGTCACCCCAAAAAAAACGTGTCAATGGCGTCTCAAAGACCGCTaggttttgctaaaataaaaagcttctTAAAATAGCAAAAGGGCACAAAATTTGCTGTTGCTCCCTCCCACTGGGTTTTACcctttgttttcaatattactgaTCTCACCTTAGACTCGTTTTTTACTTACTAAAGAGGGGTGCCTGAAAAAAACGTCCACcttaagtatagtttatttacatttgattcgttaaaaaaacaaaaaaagttaacttagaTTTCACCGAGaatcgaacctggatctccgtGGACTATCGCCGCCGCATAaaccttttataaattattatttgcatttataCTTAAAGACGTTTTTAAAATGCGTAAGCAAAAAGCTTTGGGGTAGTATAAAGTATCTAAGGTACCCtccgtcttttttttttttaattaaactttttaattgagaaaaaaaaaaaaaagtgggagGGGGGAGTttttgagggggggggggtattTGAGAAACGTACGTAATTTTTAGGGGGGGTGGGGACATAAAAGTACGCATGGCAAcaggggggagggggggggtcaaatttcaaaatttttggcgtacgtactttatggacgaccccttacgTAACAATcgattatataatttaattcagTAGTATGTTTTTAAAACGAAAATTGTCTGGTACGGAAGGGAAGCGTCGTAAACGACTCAAGGAAATGTTGGAAGGGGCAGAAAACAACCGCACTATTACCTCTTTCTATTTGAGAACTGTCGTCTCATCAATTTCTCCTAACTTTAcctctacctttttttttagatactaCTGCATCTCTTGCTAACCCTGACACTGCTGCTACTACTTCTTCTAATGCTGGCTCTATATCCATTGTTACTTCGACATTATCTTTTAGTtctgtctttaatttttctttttgaattacTAACTCAGCCAACAATCATGTTAACACTGCCTCCCGTGTTACAGTCTACCAAAAAAGGCATCTAAGTAATAGTCCGCATCAACCTGTGTTAGTTTTTCCAAAAAGTAGTATGTGGTAGTCAGAAGCGATCATTTTGTCAGCAATGGTACAAACTGTTTCCATGGTTGCATTACAACGAATGTAACGATACAGTTTTATGCTACTATTGTAAGGTAAATGGAAATGCATAATTTATTATCTTCAGAATGCAGCGAGgatattttcacaaaaactgGATTTTCTAATTGGAAAAAGGGTTTCTAATTGGAAaaagccctaatatatatatatatatatatatatatatatatatatatatatatatatatatatatatatatatatatatatatatatatatgtatat containing:
- the LOC136079920 gene encoding uncharacterized protein LOC136079920 → MIIRLGLSQFKSRILLKSLRKSGIQFEANLEKKLNKKKKERCEDQSSHGTYSGINHSIVLAYCENLQEIHKNLAILLDLLKLEDCKYVLAADLKIINILLGISSHGGMYACAWCEGECELFGGLTRTFLSLDLWHQRYMEAGYRSSEMKDYKNVVNVCLIKERNKSKLVLEVIPLPELHMLMGFVNHISTYIIL